The DNA region GAGCATCCAGATACTCATCGACAGCACGGGAATCTAACAGGCTGACCGAGCCTTCCGAATCATCGGGCGAAATTTCTTCAGAAACCAGACGGATGAAATCGTCGGTGGGCACCTGAGTCATCCCGCCTTTTTGGGTACGGCGCAGGTAATTTACGAAGCGGTAACACAACAGAGGTTGATTCCGAATTGGGCGCAGACAATACTCTTCGGTACTGGCCAATAACAAAGCATTCCGCAGGCGAGCATCACGGGTACATTGGGCAATCCAGGCCACCTGCTGTTGCATATAGCGATCGTTCTGCAAAAGTTCCTGAATCACTTCTTCCAGCACATCCACGACGGTACGCTGGCGATCGCGAGATAGGGCAATCCAGGTACGAATTTTGTTGCGGATCAAAAACAGATTGCTAAGCCGTTGGATCAGTCCTTTATAAGCTTTTTCTGGCAACATTCCCAGATAGCGCTGACGCAAAATTCGGTAACGATAGTCCATCGCCTGCGCGATAATTTGCCGCTGTGTGGCATCCAGGCCATCAAAGCGAGAGGTATCTTCCCCAACTAGCCAGCGCACAATGCTATTACGGGTTGCAGGACTGTGCTCAGGTAGTTCCTCCTGCAGTCGCGCTTGCCATTCATCGGAGATTGTTTCAGCCAGTGCCATTTCTTCAGCTAACATCATAGGTTGCTGTCCCAACGGTTGTAAGTACCCTCGTTTTAGAGTCTGCCTTACAACTCCCAGTCAGCGCACTCACCCTCATGGGTCAAATTTGATCCTCGCCCCAAGCCCAGAATTAGTGGTTGTTCTGTGGAGAAACGCTGCCGTTTTCTACCGGACTTCGTTTAGAGTATAGACCAGCATTGTAATTCCATCCATGCCCCGAAAGATTCGAGAGACTAGAAGTGCTGAAAGTTAAGTGCTGAATGCTGAGAACAATCTAAGCAGATCCTGGAGCCTTTTCCCCTTCATGAGGAGGAAATTTATCCCACTTCCTGGGCCGCCAGGGGTTGGAGATGCGTCAAAATGCCTTATAAACAATAGTGGACGCGGGCTTCTGCCTGGACGATCGCGGCCTGAGTACGCTCTACTGCATCTGGAACCACGGAGATGGCATCAATTCCCCACTCCACTAAATCCTTGATCAGATCGGGACTGCGGGAGGGCGCTTCTCCACAGATAGCACAGGGAATTTTCAGTTGTCGAGATTGCTGGATCAGGTAGGCGATCGCCCGTTGCACGGCTGGATGGCGTTCATTAAACACGCTGGCCAGTTCAGGTTGATCTCGATGCGCTCCCAGCAGCAGTTGGGTTAAATCATTGGTGCCAATGGAAATGCCCTGCACTCCCGCCTCCACAAACTCTGGCAAAAGCAGCAACACGGCAGGAACTTCAGCCATAATCCAGAGTTGAAATTCTGGCGCTTGCAGGAGTCCGGCCTGTTCCACATACTGGCGGCACACCGTAAATTCCTCTACAGCCCTTACAAAAGGCAGAATCAGCCGCACATTGGCATAGCCAGCCTGTTGTACCTGCGCGATCGCCGCCAGTTCTAATTGAAAGAGTTCGGGAGCAAGTTGATAGCTGAATGCTCCTCGCAGTCCCAGTACGGATGCCTCCGAGTGCGGCATCTGATCTGCAGCACCATGCCATTCGTGAGGCCGCAGATCCAGAGAGCGGTAGAACACAGGGCGCGGGTGGAATGCCTGAGCAAATTGCTGAATCGCCGCCGCCATCTGCTGAATAAATTCCTGCTGGGAATGGCGTTGCAACCAGTGATCAGGAGATTGGGCATCCAGCACTGACAGAGCCAGCAATTCCGATCGCAGAAGGCCAACGCCATCCACAGGTAACGCCGCTATTTGCTCCAGGCGGGTGGGTTGGCTCAAATTCACCATCAACTGAGTGCGTCGGGGCGATCGGCTGACCGTCTGGGGTAAGGGCTGCTGCAGGGACAAAGCCATTTCCAGATGAACCGTCCGCTCAGATAGGGTAGGCAGGGGTGAGTGAA from Leptodesmis sichuanensis A121 includes:
- a CDS encoding HetZ-related protein 2 → MLAEEMALAETISDEWQARLQEELPEHSPATRNSIVRWLVGEDTSRFDGLDATQRQIIAQAMDYRYRILRQRYLGMLPEKAYKGLIQRLSNLFLIRNKIRTWIALSRDRQRTVVDVLEEVIQELLQNDRYMQQQVAWIAQCTRDARLRNALLLASTEEYCLRPIRNQPLLCYRFVNYLRRTQKGGMTQVPTDDFIRLVSEEISPDDSEGSVSLLDSRAVDEYLDAQADLEQQELRNSVQQRFEAYLIEKNVDPQAVNWLRLYLQGRSQEAIAKELNMEVKQIYRLREKVSYHAVKVFASKTQADLVAAWLGNQPKSEN